One region of Eleutherodactylus coqui strain aEleCoq1 chromosome 5, aEleCoq1.hap1, whole genome shotgun sequence genomic DNA includes:
- the LOC136627270 gene encoding gastrula zinc finger protein XlCGF66.1-like, producing the protein MIDSSKMEEDRNKMAESVLHLTLEILFQLTGKDYTVVKKTSSDGWERPLSPFIGPPPHSPIHENINVQKILELTQKMTELLTREVPIRCQDVTVYFSMEEWEYIGGHRDLYKDVMMEDHRPLTSPVPSSKRRPPERCPHPLPQQDHQGGTRHPHLQCL; encoded by the exons ATGattgattcatcaaagatggaggaggacagaaacaagatggcagaaagtgtattacatctcaccctagagatactcttccagcttactgggaag gattacacagtagtgaagaagacctctagtgatggatgGGAAAGACCCCTGAGCCCATTCATTGGGCCCCCACCTCACTCACCGATACATGagaacatcaatgtacagaagatcctagagctcacccagaagatgacggagctgctgaccagagag gttccaataaggtgtcaggatgtcaccgtctatttttccatggaggaatgggagtatataggaggacaccgggatctgtacaaggacgtcatgatggaggaccaccggcCGCTGACCTCACCAG ttccatccagtaagaggagacccccagagagatgtccccatcctcttcctcaacaggaccatcag GGCGGCACCAGACACCCCCATCTTCAATGCCTATGA